A region of Shewanella psychromarinicola DNA encodes the following proteins:
- a CDS encoding DUF4386 domain-containing protein, whose protein sequence is MDNDSAQDFSNGLMQRNSAIIAGLGLLVMVFAAPIANFYFMSQSVVKGDIAATVNGLQFNGTPFLIGTFLLFVTYVMDIIVAWALFWYLRKDQRALSQLVAWSRLIYTALAFVGLSSSILAYDLAVSLSISNLFSESDIQTMVFAHLSAAKSMESMALMLFGVHLGMLSILLWRSTVTPSWLSIPVGLAGTSYIGMYLGKYFAPDVDWGWLILFALGELVLMVWLLAFGWRKQS, encoded by the coding sequence ATGGACAATGATTCTGCACAGGATTTTTCTAATGGTCTAATGCAAAGAAACTCAGCCATAATCGCTGGGTTAGGTCTGTTGGTAATGGTTTTCGCAGCACCCATAGCAAATTTCTATTTCATGTCGCAAAGCGTTGTCAAAGGTGATATCGCTGCAACAGTCAATGGCTTGCAATTCAATGGAACTCCATTTCTAATTGGCACATTCTTGTTATTTGTTACTTATGTGATGGATATTATTGTCGCATGGGCTTTATTTTGGTATTTGCGTAAAGATCAAAGAGCGCTTTCACAGTTGGTTGCGTGGTCTCGGCTTATTTACACTGCGCTTGCTTTCGTTGGTCTATCTTCGAGTATTCTAGCCTACGACTTGGCTGTGAGTCTGTCGATATCAAATTTATTCAGCGAATCAGATATCCAAACTATGGTTTTTGCCCACCTGTCAGCGGCTAAGTCGATGGAGTCGATGGCGCTGATGTTGTTTGGGGTTCACCTTGGTATGCTCAGTATTTTGTTATGGCGTTCTACCGTTACTCCAAGCTGGCTTAGTATTCCAGTGGGGCTAGCCGGCACGTCTTATATTGGTATGTATTTAGGCAAATACTTTGCTCCAGATGTCGATTGGGGCTGGTTAATTCTCTTTGCACTAGGAGAACTCGTATTGATGGTTTGGTTACTTGCATTCGGTTGGCGTAAACAAAGTTAG
- a CDS encoding cupin domain-containing protein: MNTLSDKPGITLLKSGSFKLNDLNQLLEVDGLKSQMAEVAVTNNSEALSIGHFTMQPGVEFEYFYNSVEYKVIIKGKIVVRDLQGNKYIAEVGDVIVFSADVAVIFDAESDGEAIYTAHRKAATEFAPQV; the protein is encoded by the coding sequence ATGAACACGCTATCAGATAAGCCAGGGATAACCCTATTAAAGTCAGGCTCATTTAAACTAAATGATTTGAATCAACTTCTTGAAGTTGACGGTTTAAAAAGCCAAATGGCAGAAGTTGCAGTAACAAATAATTCGGAAGCACTCTCGATTGGTCACTTTACTATGCAGCCAGGAGTTGAATTCGAATACTTTTATAATTCTGTAGAATATAAAGTAATTATAAAAGGTAAAATAGTAGTACGTGATCTACAAGGTAATAAGTATATTGCTGAAGTTGGTGACGTGATTGTTTTTTCAGCTGATGTAGCTGTTATTTTTGATGCCGAAAGTGATGGTGAAGCTATTTATACCGCTCATCGAAAAGCAGCAACTGAATTTGCACCACAAGTATAA
- a CDS encoding ferredoxin--NADP reductase, with protein sequence MNRKFNPEKVTDVVHWNDTLFSFKTTRSQGLRFRNGEYVIIGLAQKEAKPILRAYSLASANHEDYLEFFSIKVEGGAFTSKLQHLAIGDEVIIGSKPTGTLVIDDLKDGRNLLLIGTGTGLAPFLSIIKDPETYERFEKIILFHGVRYTNELAYHDILTTDLPNHEYLGEMITEQLIYYPCVTREPYKNQGRITDLINSGKLYTDIGIAELDPEFDRIMLCGSPSMLEDTCTMLDEKGFKESPKKGVQGDYVVERAFVEK encoded by the coding sequence ATGAATAGAAAATTCAACCCCGAAAAAGTCACAGATGTCGTTCATTGGAACGATACATTATTTTCTTTCAAGACAACGCGTAGTCAAGGCCTTCGATTTAGAAATGGGGAATATGTCATCATTGGCTTAGCGCAGAAAGAGGCTAAACCAATCCTGCGAGCCTATAGTCTTGCTAGCGCAAACCATGAAGATTACTTAGAGTTTTTCAGTATTAAAGTCGAGGGGGGTGCTTTTACATCAAAATTACAACATTTAGCTATTGGAGATGAAGTTATTATTGGTAGTAAGCCAACAGGAACACTGGTTATTGATGATTTAAAAGACGGTAGAAATTTACTCTTGATTGGTACTGGTACAGGGCTAGCCCCGTTTTTAAGTATTATTAAAGATCCTGAAACCTATGAACGTTTTGAAAAAATTATTTTGTTCCATGGCGTAAGGTATACCAATGAATTGGCATACCATGACATATTAACAACAGATCTTCCTAATCATGAATATCTTGGTGAGATGATAACTGAACAACTCATCTACTATCCGTGTGTCACTCGTGAACCCTATAAAAATCAAGGACGAATTACTGATTTAATTAATTCGGGGAAATTATATACAGATATTGGGATAGCCGAGCTCGACCCTGAATTTGATCGAATAATGTTGTGCGGTAGTCCTTCCATGTTAGAAGACACTTGTACCATGCTTGATGAAAAAGGCTTTAAGGAAAGTCCTAAAAAGGGAGTGCAAGGAGACTACGTTGTTGAGAGAGCTTTTGTTGAAAAATAG
- a CDS encoding cytochrome c, producing MKTFISIALLAILLPTMSYAEDVHKHEEHEKASGVEALSPDLRKLLSEEMKALQGGMMSIIPAYISGNWSEIETTAQKIKNSYILKQSLTESQVKELHSVLPPEFIEKDQRFHYLAGMLEHAAQSKKPELINFYFSEMNESCASCHAVFATHKFPALKPEGKDRHAH from the coding sequence ATGAAAACTTTTATTAGCATCGCACTCTTGGCTATCCTATTACCAACAATGAGTTATGCAGAAGATGTACATAAGCATGAAGAACACGAAAAGGCTTCTGGTGTGGAGGCGCTTTCTCCTGATTTGCGCAAACTATTATCTGAAGAAATGAAAGCATTACAGGGTGGAATGATGTCTATCATCCCTGCATACATTTCTGGAAACTGGAGCGAAATAGAAACTACGGCACAGAAAATAAAGAATAGTTATATATTGAAACAAAGCCTAACAGAAAGCCAAGTAAAAGAACTACATTCAGTATTGCCACCTGAATTTATTGAAAAAGATCAGCGGTTTCATTATTTAGCAGGAATGCTTGAACATGCCGCACAAAGTAAAAAGCCAGAACTAATAAATTTTTATTTTTCTGAAATGAATGAGTCGTGCGCTAGTTGTCATGCCGTATTTGCAACGCATAAATTTCCAGCCTTGAAACCAGAGGGAAAAGATAGGCATGCACACTAA
- a CDS encoding efflux RND transporter periplasmic adaptor subunit, which produces MNTFSLPRSLLIVSLLLLLSACNDAAITQVAAPAPHVVEIIKEIDIVPEMAFIGRTEATEDVSLRAQVEGVLLKRHFTGGDDVEAGDLLFEIDATPYNTEVNQQKASLKHAQSAYKIAKNRWQRGQKLINTGAISELDIDELTASMNQTESDVAIKQAYLDNALLNLSYTKIMAPISGRISRSKVSTGDLITANNLELATLVQLDPIWVNFQIPEKTLTKARKEFTDGLTVDTDDLTATINLSDTLDYPHTGKIDFIDNRIDQSTGTLAIRAIFINPKASLLPGQYTKLSLAMPHEEKIVVISQSAVQEEQQGRFVLVVNEENKIEKRMVKLGARYDVRWEVINGLKLGEKIVVEGLQKVRVGIVVETTEQTETPFASKNEK; this is translated from the coding sequence ATGAACACATTTTCACTGCCACGCTCCCTACTTATTGTTTCATTATTATTGCTTCTTTCTGCTTGTAACGATGCAGCCATAACACAGGTTGCAGCTCCGGCACCACATGTTGTTGAGATAATAAAAGAGATCGATATTGTGCCAGAAATGGCTTTTATAGGTAGAACAGAAGCAACTGAAGATGTATCGCTCCGTGCGCAAGTTGAAGGTGTTTTATTAAAGCGTCATTTTACTGGTGGTGATGATGTAGAAGCAGGTGATCTTTTATTCGAAATTGACGCTACCCCTTATAATACAGAAGTAAATCAACAAAAAGCATCTTTAAAACATGCGCAGTCAGCTTACAAAATTGCTAAAAACCGTTGGCAACGTGGTCAAAAATTAATTAACACGGGGGCAATTTCAGAGTTGGACATAGATGAATTAACAGCCAGTATGAATCAAACAGAGTCAGATGTAGCGATTAAACAAGCCTATCTCGATAATGCTTTATTAAACCTTTCTTATACAAAAATAATGGCACCTATTTCAGGCCGAATTAGTCGCTCAAAAGTGAGCACTGGGGACTTAATCACTGCAAATAATTTAGAGTTAGCGACATTAGTACAACTCGACCCTATTTGGGTTAACTTTCAAATTCCTGAAAAAACATTAACTAAAGCGCGTAAAGAGTTTACCGATGGACTCACTGTAGACACAGATGACTTGACGGCGACAATTAACTTGTCAGATACACTGGACTACCCTCATACAGGGAAAATTGACTTCATTGATAACCGTATTGATCAAAGCACAGGTACATTAGCTATTAGAGCGATATTTATTAACCCCAAGGCATCCTTATTACCAGGGCAATATACTAAATTGTCACTCGCAATGCCCCACGAAGAAAAAATTGTTGTGATTTCACAATCAGCCGTACAAGAAGAGCAACAAGGACGTTTTGTATTAGTGGTTAACGAAGAAAACAAAATTGAAAAACGCATGGTTAAACTAGGTGCTCGTTATGATGTTCGTTGGGAAGTGATAAATGGGTTAAAACTCGGTGAAAAAATAGTCGTTGAAGGGTTACAAAAAGTGCGTGTCGGTATTGTAGTTGAAACAACTGAGCAGACTGAAACTCCTTTCGCTTCAAAAAATGAAAAATAG
- a CDS encoding proprotein convertase P-domain-containing protein: MIETVKGVWTLKVSDQKKDNLGTLTQWSIQFD, translated from the coding sequence ATGATTGAAACGGTGAAGGGTGTTTGGACGCTCAAGGTTAGCGATCAAAAGAAAGATAATCTTGGCACATTAACACAGTGGAGCATTCAGTTTGATTAA
- a CDS encoding DMT family transporter, with amino-acid sequence MSWIFLLLGVMAEALSHVALKATDGFSKPLPALMVILGHLAAFLFLGQAMKGMPVGVAHALWAGLAIVTVTLLSALFYRQHLDLTAWVGMALVASGVIMINLSQGHSH; translated from the coding sequence ATGAGTTGGATTTTTCTACTACTGGGTGTCATGGCCGAAGCGTTATCTCATGTGGCGTTAAAAGCAACGGATGGGTTTAGTAAACCTTTGCCTGCGTTGATGGTGATTTTGGGGCATTTAGCCGCTTTTCTGTTTCTAGGTCAAGCAATGAAGGGGATGCCTGTAGGGGTGGCACATGCGCTTTGGGCTGGCTTAGCCATCGTGACCGTTACACTGCTATCAGCTTTGTTTTATCGACAACATTTAGACTTAACCGCTTGGGTTGGCATGGCGTTGGTTGCCTCTGGTGTAATCATGATTAATTTATCTCAGGGACATAGCCATTAA
- the fghA gene encoding S-formylglutathione hydrolase: protein MTVENISVNKSFGGWHKQYSHDSKTLNCAMRFAIYLPPQASNGEKVPVLYWLSGLTCSDENFMQKSGIQRIAAELGIAIVAPDTSPRGDDVADDEGYDLGKGAGFYVNATQAPWNRHYRMYDYVVNELPDLIETMFPVTNKRSIAGHSMGGHGALVIALRNTDAYQSVSAFSPISNPINCPWGKKAFAAYLGRNTANWAQYDASLLMRQASHFVPALVDQGDADDFLVEQLKPEVLNAAAQVNRYPLELNYREGYDHSYYFISSFIENHLRFHAKYLTK from the coding sequence ATGACCGTTGAAAATATCAGTGTAAATAAGAGTTTTGGTGGTTGGCATAAACAGTATAGCCATGATTCAAAGACTCTTAATTGCGCCATGCGATTTGCCATTTATTTACCGCCTCAAGCGTCTAATGGTGAGAAAGTCCCCGTACTTTACTGGCTTTCCGGGTTAACCTGTAGCGATGAAAACTTCATGCAAAAATCGGGAATACAGCGTATTGCTGCAGAGCTGGGTATTGCTATTGTCGCTCCAGACACCAGTCCTAGAGGTGATGATGTTGCCGATGATGAGGGTTATGATCTCGGCAAGGGAGCAGGCTTTTACGTTAATGCGACTCAAGCGCCATGGAATCGTCACTACCGTATGTATGACTATGTGGTCAATGAGCTACCCGATCTGATTGAAACGATGTTCCCCGTTACCAATAAGCGATCTATTGCTGGCCACTCTATGGGAGGTCATGGTGCATTAGTCATCGCGCTGCGTAACACCGATGCTTATCAGTCGGTATCGGCCTTTAGCCCTATCAGTAACCCCATTAATTGTCCTTGGGGAAAGAAAGCGTTCGCGGCCTACTTAGGTAGGAATACTGCAAATTGGGCTCAATATGATGCGAGCTTATTGATGCGTCAAGCGAGTCATTTTGTACCTGCATTGGTCGATCAAGGTGATGCCGATGACTTTCTTGTTGAGCAGCTGAAGCCGGAAGTGCTTAACGCTGCGGCTCAGGTTAACCGTTATCCGTTAGAACTTAATTACCGTGAAGGTTATGATCATAGTTACTATTTCATCTCTAGCTTCATCGAAAACCACTTACGTTTTCATGCCAAATATCTAACAAAGTAA
- a CDS encoding efflux RND transporter permease subunit yields MISTFFIHRPKFAFVISIVLTLAGLLSIPVLSVAEFPEIAPPQVSVTTSYRGASAETVKSTVAQAIESSVNGVEDMLYMSSSSANDGSYSLSITFAVGTDADMAQVNVQNRVTSVMAKLPAEVQQSGVSVKKKSPNMLLVVNLNSPNETFDSLFLSNYANINIKDSLARQPGVSEVQIIGAMDYAMRIWLDPNKMSTLNVTTEDVIASIREQNIQVAAGRVGASPSSKDQSFQYTLQTKGRFQTAEEFSEIMIRANPDGSKVYLNAVARIELGSSSYDAEGKFNNKPSAIIAVYQSPGANALEVAESIKKDLERLSVSFPTDIESVIAYDTTEAVSASIGEVIETLLVAVALVILIVFLFLQDVRSTLIPAIAIPVSLIGTFAFMLAIGMSINTISLFALVLAIGIVVDDAIVVIENVTRLMEDEGLSPIDATEKAMKEVTGPIIATTLVLLAVFAPTAVMPGITGQMYAQFSITICISVLISSVNALTLSPALAATLLRKPKKHTKGFHFQFNKFFNKLTERYTAIVSLLVRRLLLVGIGFVILMGALFVLAGNTPSGFIPIEDKKSFMVDIQLPDGASLNRTEDVIDELVTIASDEPGVADVIHVSGFSILTGSVASNGGLLIITLEDWDERSDNSMHQNQIIARLQGKFNTLPSAKVMAFALPSVPGLGATSGLSFVLQDTQGRTPEQLSQVMGSFILNLNSLPEVAFSFSNFRSNVPQMYLDINRKKAKDLGIELSVIFNTLQTQLGGYYVNDFNRFGKVFSVMVQADNEFRDSETDINSYYVRTKNNEMVPLSTLVEITPILGPESVKQYNLFSSTDINIFPTPGYSTGEAIAAVERAVNTLPSGYSYEWTGQTFQELQAGNLAPYIFALAFVFTYLFLVAQYESWTIPLAVMLSVPLAMLGAFIYLNIMGYELNLYAQIGLVLLIGLASKSAILIVEFAKELQEGGKPTLEAAVEAGRLRFRAVLMTGLSFVLGVVPLVLATGAGAESRKSLGYAVLGGMVASVILATILVPIFYAMMQKMRESFKAPKDKTARIEDDK; encoded by the coding sequence ATGATCAGTACATTCTTTATTCATCGACCTAAATTTGCTTTTGTTATTTCAATTGTATTAACGCTTGCAGGTTTATTATCTATTCCCGTTTTATCTGTCGCCGAATTCCCTGAAATTGCACCTCCACAGGTGAGTGTTACGACAAGTTACCGGGGCGCAAGTGCTGAAACAGTAAAATCTACCGTTGCTCAAGCAATCGAGTCATCAGTAAACGGTGTAGAGGATATGTTATACATGTCTTCAAGTAGTGCAAATGATGGTAGTTATTCACTTAGTATTACCTTTGCTGTAGGAACTGATGCTGATATGGCTCAGGTGAACGTGCAAAACCGTGTTACCTCAGTGATGGCAAAACTGCCTGCAGAAGTGCAACAATCAGGCGTGTCTGTAAAGAAAAAATCACCGAATATGTTATTAGTGGTTAATTTAAACTCACCTAATGAAACCTTCGACTCTCTGTTTTTAAGCAATTATGCCAATATCAATATTAAAGATTCTTTAGCCCGTCAGCCAGGCGTATCAGAAGTACAAATTATTGGTGCGATGGATTATGCAATGCGTATCTGGCTTGATCCGAATAAAATGTCTACCTTAAATGTCACCACAGAAGATGTGATTGCATCTATACGAGAACAAAATATTCAAGTTGCAGCAGGTCGTGTTGGTGCGTCCCCCTCCTCTAAAGACCAAAGTTTTCAATATACTTTGCAAACTAAAGGTCGCTTCCAAACTGCTGAAGAATTTTCAGAGATTATGATCCGTGCGAACCCTGACGGTTCGAAAGTTTATTTAAATGCAGTTGCTCGCATAGAATTAGGCTCAAGTAGCTACGATGCTGAAGGTAAGTTTAATAATAAACCCTCTGCCATTATTGCCGTATATCAATCTCCGGGGGCAAACGCGTTAGAGGTAGCAGAATCAATCAAAAAAGATCTCGAACGTTTATCTGTTAGCTTCCCAACGGATATTGAAAGTGTCATCGCTTATGATACGACCGAAGCCGTTAGCGCTTCTATTGGTGAAGTGATTGAAACATTATTAGTTGCAGTTGCGCTTGTTATTTTAATTGTATTCCTGTTTTTGCAAGATGTACGTTCAACTCTTATTCCTGCGATTGCAATTCCAGTTTCATTGATCGGTACCTTTGCCTTTATGCTTGCCATTGGCATGAGTATTAATACCATCTCACTGTTCGCTCTGGTGCTCGCAATTGGTATTGTGGTAGACGATGCAATCGTAGTGATAGAAAATGTAACGCGCTTAATGGAAGATGAAGGGTTATCCCCCATTGATGCCACTGAAAAAGCAATGAAAGAGGTGACTGGGCCCATCATTGCGACAACATTAGTATTATTAGCTGTTTTTGCCCCAACAGCAGTAATGCCAGGTATTACAGGGCAAATGTATGCTCAATTCTCTATTACTATCTGTATTTCAGTGCTTATCTCGTCAGTCAATGCATTGACCTTAAGCCCTGCATTAGCGGCAACATTATTACGCAAACCCAAAAAACATACAAAAGGCTTTCATTTTCAGTTTAACAAGTTCTTTAATAAATTAACCGAACGTTATACAGCGATAGTCAGTCTATTAGTACGCCGATTATTACTCGTCGGCATCGGCTTTGTGATACTAATGGGTGCATTATTCGTACTTGCCGGTAATACACCTTCTGGCTTTATCCCCATCGAAGATAAAAAATCATTTATGGTAGATATTCAGCTACCTGATGGTGCTTCACTTAACCGTACAGAAGATGTTATAGATGAATTAGTGACGATTGCGAGCGATGAGCCAGGTGTAGCTGATGTTATTCATGTGAGTGGTTTTAGTATTTTAACGGGCTCAGTTGCATCTAACGGTGGTTTGCTCATTATTACCCTTGAAGATTGGGATGAACGTAGTGATAACAGCATGCATCAGAATCAAATCATCGCACGCTTACAAGGGAAATTTAATACATTACCTTCTGCAAAAGTAATGGCCTTTGCCCTGCCCTCTGTCCCTGGTTTAGGTGCTACCAGTGGGCTTTCATTTGTATTGCAAGATACGCAAGGAAGAACTCCAGAACAATTATCACAAGTGATGGGATCCTTTATATTAAATCTCAATAGTTTACCTGAAGTTGCCTTTTCATTTAGTAACTTTCGATCTAATGTGCCTCAGATGTATCTGGATATTAACCGTAAAAAGGCAAAAGATTTAGGCATCGAATTGAGCGTTATCTTTAATACCTTACAAACCCAACTGGGTGGCTATTATGTGAATGATTTTAATCGCTTTGGTAAAGTGTTTAGTGTCATGGTGCAAGCGGATAATGAGTTCAGAGACAGCGAAACAGATATTAATAGCTACTATGTGCGCACAAAAAACAATGAGATGGTGCCACTCAGCACGTTAGTTGAAATAACACCGATTCTTGGACCCGAATCCGTTAAACAGTACAATTTATTTAGCTCAACAGATATCAATATTTTCCCCACACCAGGATACAGTACCGGTGAAGCGATAGCGGCAGTCGAACGTGCTGTGAATACATTACCCTCTGGTTACAGTTATGAATGGACTGGACAAACGTTCCAAGAGCTACAAGCGGGAAATTTAGCGCCATATATTTTTGCTTTAGCTTTTGTATTTACGTATCTATTCCTAGTCGCACAATATGAGAGTTGGACCATTCCATTAGCGGTAATGCTTTCTGTTCCCCTCGCTATGTTAGGTGCTTTTATTTACCTTAACATTATGGGTTATGAGCTTAATTTGTATGCTCAAATCGGTTTAGTGTTATTAATTGGTCTCGCCAGTAAGAGTGCTATCTTGATAGTAGAGTTTGCTAAAGAATTACAAGAAGGTGGCAAGCCAACGCTGGAAGCCGCTGTTGAAGCGGGTCGTTTGCGTTTCCGTGCTGTACTGATGACTGGGCTATCTTTTGTATTAGGTGTTGTACCACTTGTTCTTGCAACAGGCGCAGGTGCTGAAAGCCGAAAATCATTAGGTTATGCTGTATTAGGGGGCATGGTTGCATCAGTAATACTCGCAACCATACTGGTACCTATCTTCTACGCGATGATGCAAAAGATGCGTGAATCATTTAAAGCGCCAAAAGATAAAACTGCACGGATAGAAGATGATAAATAA
- the gfa gene encoding S-(hydroxymethyl)glutathione synthase — protein MINKIISKYKATFCCTNGVLIHPNIDKGIQPALNNFKGGELKCHCRSKAVIVEIKGQSAHNHACGCSKCWKPADALFSVVAVISKDNLKVTNNESKLKVIDDSAAIKRFACKECGVHMYGRIDNTEHPFFGLDFIHTELSTQKGWSAPEFAAFVSSIIETGTKPEDMDAIRQQLTSQGLTPYDCLSPALMDVIATHTENNK, from the coding sequence ATGATAAATAAAATTATAAGTAAATATAAAGCAACATTCTGTTGTACCAATGGTGTTCTTATCCATCCTAATATTGACAAAGGCATTCAGCCAGCATTAAATAATTTTAAGGGCGGCGAGTTAAAATGCCATTGCCGCTCAAAAGCAGTTATAGTCGAGATTAAAGGACAAAGTGCTCATAATCACGCTTGTGGCTGCTCTAAATGTTGGAAACCTGCTGACGCTCTTTTCTCAGTGGTAGCAGTGATCTCAAAAGATAATCTTAAAGTAACAAACAATGAGTCAAAACTTAAGGTTATTGATGACAGTGCTGCAATTAAGCGATTTGCCTGTAAGGAGTGTGGAGTTCATATGTACGGTCGCATTGACAATACAGAACATCCTTTCTTTGGCTTAGATTTTATTCATACTGAACTCTCTACGCAAAAAGGCTGGTCTGCACCAGAATTTGCAGCGTTTGTATCGTCAATTATTGAAACAGGAACGAAGCCTGAAGATATGGATGCAATACGTCAGCAATTAACATCACAAGGGTTAACTCCTTATGATTGCCTTTCTCCTGCATTGATGGATGTAATCGCAACACATACCGAAAATAATAAGTAA
- a CDS encoding NAD(P)/FAD-dependent oxidoreductase, whose protein sequence is MKSEKQIREYILTFTNLEFMMTNIVVVGGGAGGMELLGKIGKKLGKNGKANITLVDISAYHIWKPLLHELAVGSLDEGLNAVDYRAHASKNGYKFEQGALTGVDRSNRKIILASMKDKNGVEILPERYIDYDYLVLGIGAITNDFGIPGVREHCEFLDLTEQAMTMRQKILNRFLQHAKKPDQGYFDITIVGAGATGTEMAAEMHHVADTLSGYGYEIAKDLLRINLIEASDRVMPSLKKECLYEAVDKQLRALGVNIMTNTIITEVTAEGMYTKEEWFIKSDMMIWAAGVKGPDILGTLDLEVNTMNRLIVHANCQSTTDERIFSFGDCAACPQPDGSYTPPRGQTARQMALLVGDNLIRLLKDKDAKLKDYLYKDLGGFVNMSKFYTVGNMFSFLGGGVAIKGCPARFVYASLYRRHILTIHGPIKGLLLLALNGVQSRLRPQLKLW, encoded by the coding sequence TTGAAATCTGAAAAGCAAATACGGGAATACATTTTAACATTTACTAATTTGGAGTTTATGATGACTAATATTGTTGTTGTTGGTGGTGGTGCCGGTGGTATGGAGTTGCTGGGTAAAATCGGAAAAAAACTGGGAAAAAATGGCAAAGCTAATATTACGTTGGTGGATATAAGTGCCTACCATATATGGAAACCACTCTTGCATGAGTTAGCAGTAGGCAGCTTGGATGAAGGCCTCAATGCGGTAGATTATCGTGCTCACGCCTCTAAGAATGGTTATAAATTCGAACAGGGTGCCCTTACAGGTGTAGACCGTAGCAATAGAAAAATCATTCTAGCTTCAATGAAAGATAAGAATGGCGTTGAAATTCTCCCTGAGCGCTATATCGATTATGACTATTTGGTACTTGGTATCGGTGCTATCACCAATGATTTTGGTATTCCGGGTGTTCGTGAACATTGTGAATTTTTGGACCTTACCGAACAGGCTATGACTATGCGCCAAAAAATTCTCAACAGATTCTTGCAACATGCAAAGAAGCCTGATCAAGGGTATTTCGATATCACAATCGTAGGAGCCGGTGCCACAGGCACCGAGATGGCTGCCGAGATGCACCACGTTGCCGACACCCTTAGTGGTTATGGATATGAAATCGCCAAAGATCTTCTGAGAATAAACCTGATCGAGGCCTCAGATCGTGTCATGCCTAGCCTTAAAAAGGAGTGTCTGTACGAAGCCGTCGATAAACAGCTACGAGCTCTGGGTGTAAATATCATGACCAATACAATCATTACCGAAGTGACTGCTGAAGGGATGTACACCAAAGAAGAGTGGTTTATCAAATCAGATATGATGATTTGGGCGGCGGGAGTCAAGGGACCTGATATCCTAGGGACGCTCGATCTTGAGGTCAATACGATGAACCGGCTGATTGTTCACGCGAATTGCCAAAGTACCACAGATGAACGCATATTTTCTTTTGGTGACTGCGCTGCGTGCCCACAGCCGGATGGTTCTTATACTCCGCCCCGTGGTCAGACAGCCCGTCAGATGGCTCTTCTGGTCGGTGACAATTTGATCCGTCTATTGAAAGACAAGGATGCCAAACTTAAAGATTATCTTTACAAGGACCTGGGAGGATTTGTGAACATGTCTAAGTTCTATACTGTGGGTAATATGTTCTCATTCCTCGGAGGAGGAGTTGCCATTAAAGGATGCCCCGCCCGTTTTGTCTATGCCTCACTATATCGTAGGCATATACTCACCATACATGGCCCAATAAAGGGGTTATTACTGTTGGCGCTAAATGGTGTACAAAGCCGACTGCGTCCGCAATTGAAATTGTGGTGA
- a CDS encoding SufE family protein: protein MSTLSIIGLPESPFGSEIKSEDIKEALHFFDDWEERYHYIIDLGKELPSMPVAFRTDENFIVGCQSQVWLVCEYDEINNILLMAVDSEAQIVKGLAAIVLSVFNKRTPQDITGVDIEAFFTEIDLFSHLSAQRGNGLRAMVKKILHLAKKYS from the coding sequence ATGAGCACACTGTCTATTATCGGTTTACCAGAAAGCCCTTTTGGTAGTGAAATCAAATCTGAAGACATCAAAGAGGCCCTACATTTTTTTGATGACTGGGAAGAACGTTACCATTATATCATCGACCTTGGTAAGGAACTTCCCAGCATGCCAGTAGCGTTTAGAACCGATGAGAATTTTATCGTCGGTTGCCAAAGTCAGGTATGGCTAGTATGCGAATACGATGAAATAAATAACATCCTTTTGATGGCTGTCGACAGTGAAGCTCAAATTGTTAAAGGATTAGCGGCTATTGTTCTTAGTGTATTTAATAAAAGAACACCTCAGGATATTACCGGTGTTGATATCGAAGCGTTCTTCACCGAAATTGATTTATTCAGTCACTTAAGTGCGCAGCGTGGTAATGGTTTACGCGCCATGGTCAAAAAGATTTTACACTTAGCCAAGAAGTATAGCTAA